The following proteins are encoded in a genomic region of Pseudomonas sp. Os17:
- the tsaE gene encoding tRNA (adenosine(37)-N6)-threonylcarbamoyltransferase complex ATPase subunit type 1 TsaE, whose translation MSELTLFLADEQAMVEFGARIAQVTQGVGVIFLEGDLGAGKTTLSRGIIRGLGHAGAVKSPTFTLVEPYEIGAVRAFHFDLYRLVDPEELEFLGIRDYFEGDALCLLEWPQKGAGFLPKPDLTITITPHNNGRSVHLLSQGSRGESWCAALALEFK comes from the coding sequence GTGTCTGAGTTAACCCTTTTTCTGGCCGACGAGCAGGCCATGGTGGAATTTGGTGCACGCATTGCTCAGGTCACCCAGGGGGTGGGGGTGATTTTTCTCGAGGGCGACCTGGGGGCGGGTAAAACCACCTTGTCCCGAGGGATCATCCGCGGGCTGGGGCATGCAGGGGCGGTGAAGAGCCCGACCTTCACCCTGGTGGAGCCCTACGAGATAGGCGCGGTGAGGGCCTTTCACTTCGATCTGTATCGTTTGGTGGACCCGGAGGAGCTGGAATTTCTGGGCATCCGCGACTACTTCGAAGGCGATGCGCTGTGCCTTTTGGAGTGGCCCCAGAAGGGTGCAGGCTTTTTGCCAAAGCCTGACCTGACCATTACCATTACCCCGCATAACAATGGGCGTTCTGTGCATCTGTTGTCTCAAGGCTCGCGAGGCGAGTCCTGGTGTGCCGCTTTGGCGTTGGAATTCAAATAA